The following proteins are co-located in the Nonlabens ponticola genome:
- the dapA gene encoding 4-hydroxy-tetrahydrodipicolinate synthase produces the protein MQELIGTGVALVTPFTSKGTIDHDSLARLVQFQIDNGTDYLVVMGTTGESVTLTKEEKQAAIKTIIKANDGNLPLVIGIGGSDTQVVVDQIKATDLEPFCAILSVSPAYNKPSQRGIYEHFKAVAAATDKPIILYNVPGRTGSNMAVQTVVRLAHDCDNVIGIKEAAGDLVQAMKLIQYSPKDFMVISGDDMIALPMTLAGGAGVISVIGQAMAKDFSDMIRYGLNGDVDKAYELHYQLAASIDMIFEQGNPAGIKSLLKHLGICEEFVRLPLVTVDDDLRARLQSFLESYQNQEESVQ, from the coding sequence ATGCAGGAACTTATAGGTACTGGCGTGGCGCTGGTAACACCTTTTACATCTAAAGGCACAATCGATCACGATTCATTAGCACGACTGGTGCAGTTTCAAATTGACAATGGTACTGATTATCTAGTAGTGATGGGAACCACTGGAGAAAGTGTGACTCTAACAAAAGAAGAAAAACAAGCAGCGATAAAAACCATCATTAAGGCCAACGACGGCAATTTACCTCTAGTAATAGGGATAGGTGGTAGCGATACACAAGTAGTTGTGGATCAAATAAAGGCTACCGATCTGGAACCTTTTTGTGCGATACTTTCTGTCTCGCCTGCATATAATAAACCCAGTCAACGCGGTATTTATGAACATTTTAAAGCTGTAGCTGCTGCCACTGACAAACCTATCATCTTGTATAATGTTCCTGGTCGTACAGGATCAAACATGGCGGTGCAAACTGTTGTGAGATTAGCTCACGATTGTGACAATGTCATTGGGATCAAGGAAGCCGCTGGCGATCTCGTACAAGCGATGAAACTGATACAGTATTCACCCAAGGATTTCATGGTGATCTCTGGCGACGATATGATTGCTTTGCCTATGACACTTGCTGGTGGCGCTGGCGTGATTTCGGTGATAGGGCAAGCCATGGCTAAGGATTTTAGTGATATGATACGTTACGGTCTTAACGGCGATGTTGATAAGGCGTATGAACTACATTATCAACTTGCAGCAAGTATCGATATGATTTTTGAACAAGGGAATCCTGCAGGAATCAAGTCGTTGCTCAAGCATTTAGGTATCTGTGAAGAATTTGTAAGATTACCACTAGTGACTGTTGATGATGATTTGCGAGCCAGGCTTCAATCATTTCTAGAGTCATACCAAAACCAAGAAGAAAGCGTTCAATAA
- the porD gene encoding type IX secretion system protein PorD: MKLLNRSFKLAILLLFIGAFSTAQEFNMTVQVNAQNVAQPDASVFGTLERSIQEFINNTKWTDKEYKDHERIDASMIFVVSNFENNIFEGNFQLSLSRPVFNSTYATNTFNFKDNDIRFQYVENEPLFYNNAQFESNLISLLSFYAYTMLGIDADTFALRGGEEFHEEAQQVVNLAQSSRNVGWNPNDGNGRVSRYRLNNDMLSETYAAYRQVMFDYHLNGLDKFALNPKEVKENLQSYIGQFEELSQRRPNNLLQRTFFDAKADEIANIYSGGPAVNIRDFKALLQKLAPNQSSKWRNIKV, encoded by the coding sequence ATGAAATTATTAAACAGGTCGTTTAAACTCGCCATACTTCTATTATTTATTGGTGCTTTTTCAACAGCCCAAGAATTCAATATGACAGTGCAGGTAAATGCGCAAAACGTGGCGCAGCCAGATGCATCCGTATTTGGGACGCTGGAACGATCTATACAAGAGTTTATCAATAACACTAAGTGGACTGACAAGGAATATAAAGATCACGAGCGTATCGATGCCAGTATGATCTTTGTGGTGTCAAATTTTGAGAATAATATTTTTGAGGGTAATTTCCAGTTGTCTTTGTCTAGACCTGTATTCAACTCTACGTACGCTACTAACACGTTTAATTTCAAGGATAACGATATACGTTTTCAATATGTTGAGAATGAGCCGTTGTTTTATAACAATGCCCAGTTTGAGAGTAATTTAATTTCTCTTTTATCCTTTTATGCTTACACGATGTTAGGTATTGATGCAGATACGTTTGCCTTGCGCGGTGGTGAAGAGTTCCATGAGGAAGCGCAACAAGTCGTCAACCTAGCGCAATCATCAAGAAACGTAGGCTGGAATCCTAATGATGGTAACGGTCGTGTTTCAAGATATCGATTGAACAATGATATGCTGTCAGAGACCTATGCAGCCTATCGTCAGGTCATGTTTGATTATCACCTTAACGGGCTAGATAAATTTGCGCTCAATCCTAAAGAGGTCAAGGAGAATTTACAAAGCTACATAGGACAATTTGAGGAATTGAGTCAACGCCGTCCTAACAATCTCTTGCAGCGTACCTTCTTTGATGCCAAGGCAGACGAGATCGCCAATATCTATTCTGGTGGGCCAGCGGTGAATATTAGAGATTTCAAGGCTTTGCTACAAAAGCTAGCGCCTAATCAGTCTTCTAAGTGGCGCAATATAAAGGTCTAG
- a CDS encoding DNA-directed RNA polymerase subunit omega, whose product MDTKNLKAPNTSVTYDRDLLTAPTGNMYEAISIIAKRAEQINSEIKEELIEKLEEFATYNDSLEEVFENKEQIEVSKFYEKLPKPHSIAVEEWMDGKIYHRDTSVSE is encoded by the coding sequence ATGGATACTAAAAATCTAAAAGCACCCAATACAAGTGTAACCTATGATAGAGATCTTCTAACGGCTCCAACAGGTAACATGTATGAAGCGATTTCTATCATTGCAAAACGTGCAGAACAAATAAATTCTGAAATCAAGGAAGAGCTTATCGAGAAGCTTGAAGAATTTGCTACTTACAATGACTCTCTAGAAGAAGTGTTTGAAAATAAAGAGCAGATTGAGGTTTCAAAATTCTATGAGAAATTACCAAAGCCACATTCTATCGCAGTAGAAGAGTGGATGGATGGTAAAATCTATCACAGAGACACCAGCGTTTCTGAATAA
- the recN gene encoding DNA repair protein RecN — protein MIDELDLDLSAGLSMITGETGAGKSILLGALGLVTGKRADLSAVRDTSSKCIVEAHYDISKLELEDFFTESGLDHEQQTILRREILPSGKSRAFINDSPTTLSIMSQLGDRLIDIHSQHQTLQLSTDAFQVEVLNAYVNHQTKKAKVTGADVLQDYQATLKSYTQELKKLKELESKQAALIKESDYNSFLLNELEDAELDGVDVEQLETENEQLSNVELITESLQAVDYVILNDDQNVLDQLRDVQSRIKSIEGFSTDYKSLKERLSSVILELEDLQEESSRLTDNLEQDPERLEHINMKLALIDNLYRKHQVDSVKQLLELRDELADKVLTSQSIDGSIKKATAAISQTENSLRDLGKQLHELRSKHLASLEQHILTTVKELGMPDAQFKVRLQKQETFLSHGMDIIQFTFTANRGSDLLPLDKAASGGELSRLMLAIKALLSQCKQLPTILFDEIDTGVSGAIADRMAVIMKNMASSMQVITITHLPQIAAAGAQHMVVRKQVINDRTVSTIQNLDNDSRMEEIAQMLSGGVVSNAARENARILLQ, from the coding sequence TTGATAGACGAGCTTGATCTTGATCTGTCTGCTGGTTTAAGTATGATCACTGGTGAGACCGGAGCAGGTAAGTCCATACTTTTGGGAGCCTTAGGATTGGTCACAGGAAAACGAGCAGATTTAAGTGCCGTCCGTGACACCAGCAGTAAGTGTATTGTTGAGGCTCACTATGACATTAGCAAGCTAGAATTAGAGGATTTCTTTACAGAATCTGGACTAGATCACGAGCAGCAAACCATACTGCGTAGAGAAATTTTACCATCGGGAAAAAGCCGCGCTTTCATTAATGATAGCCCGACGACTTTGTCTATAATGTCTCAATTAGGCGATCGACTTATTGATATTCATTCACAGCATCAAACCTTGCAGCTCTCTACCGATGCTTTTCAAGTCGAGGTACTCAATGCTTATGTCAACCATCAAACTAAGAAAGCAAAAGTAACTGGAGCCGATGTGCTACAGGATTATCAGGCAACACTCAAATCATACACACAGGAGCTTAAAAAGCTTAAAGAATTAGAAAGCAAACAAGCTGCCCTTATTAAAGAATCAGACTACAATAGTTTTCTACTCAATGAACTTGAAGATGCCGAACTAGATGGTGTCGATGTTGAACAGCTAGAAACCGAAAACGAGCAATTAAGCAACGTAGAACTCATTACAGAATCTTTGCAAGCAGTTGATTACGTGATTTTAAACGATGATCAAAATGTGCTGGATCAATTGCGTGATGTGCAATCTCGCATTAAAAGCATAGAAGGTTTTTCTACTGATTATAAGAGTTTGAAAGAGCGATTGTCATCGGTTATTCTGGAGTTGGAGGATTTGCAGGAAGAAAGTAGCAGACTCACCGATAATCTAGAGCAAGATCCCGAGCGATTGGAGCATATCAATATGAAGCTAGCACTGATCGATAACTTATATCGCAAGCATCAAGTAGATTCCGTTAAGCAATTGTTGGAGTTAAGAGATGAGTTAGCCGATAAGGTGCTTACCTCGCAAAGCATCGATGGCTCCATTAAAAAAGCAACGGCAGCCATTTCACAAACTGAAAACTCTTTGAGAGATTTAGGAAAGCAATTGCATGAATTGCGTTCTAAGCATCTTGCTTCATTAGAACAACACATACTTACTACGGTAAAAGAATTAGGAATGCCTGATGCACAGTTTAAGGTGCGTTTGCAAAAGCAAGAAACCTTCTTGTCTCATGGTATGGATATAATCCAGTTCACATTTACAGCAAATAGAGGATCAGACTTATTGCCGCTTGATAAAGCAGCTAGTGGTGGTGAGCTGTCGCGATTGATGCTCGCGATTAAAGCATTGCTTTCTCAATGCAAGCAGTTACCCACGATATTATTTGATGAGATTGACACCGGTGTGAGCGGCGCCATTGCAGATCGCATGGCCGTTATTATGAAAAATATGGCGTCCAGCATGCAAGTGATAACGATCACACACTTACCACAAATTGCAGCGGCAGGCGCACAACATATGGTGGTGCGCAAACAGGTAATCAATGACCGTACGGTTTCAACCATCCAGAATCTAGATAACGATAGTAGGATGGAAGAGATTGCTCAAATGTTGAGCGGCGGCGTTGTGTCAAACGCAGCGAGAGAAAACGCACGCATTTTACTTCAATAG
- a CDS encoding outer membrane protein assembly factor BamD: MKKSLLLVLTAIVIASCSNYQKALKSTDNQFKIRTIDSLYNKEKYTKAINLLEQVVPQYRGTDSAAPLALKLANALYFDRRYPESGYQFETFKNSYITSPKREYATFMVGKSLYEMAPIYSKDQAPTERAMAKFQDYINTYPNGEYADEANALTQELRLKLDKKAFEIALQYYKRAPYLNLRGGFVTAITSFENFIIEHPGSEYQDDAHFYLIDSQYNYAIRSVPVLIPERLEKAKEYYNTFATRYPASEFQEDAQDLLEKINDFNN, translated from the coding sequence ATGAAGAAAAGTTTATTACTAGTACTCACAGCTATCGTTATTGCTAGCTGTTCCAATTATCAAAAGGCGCTTAAATCAACTGATAACCAGTTTAAAATACGCACCATCGATAGTTTGTATAATAAAGAGAAATATACTAAAGCTATTAATCTACTGGAGCAAGTTGTGCCTCAATATCGCGGTACTGATAGTGCAGCACCGCTAGCACTTAAACTCGCTAATGCATTGTATTTTGACAGGCGCTATCCAGAAAGCGGTTATCAGTTTGAGACTTTCAAGAATAGTTATATCACCAGTCCCAAAAGGGAATATGCCACTTTTATGGTAGGTAAAAGCCTCTATGAAATGGCACCTATCTATTCCAAAGATCAAGCACCTACTGAACGTGCAATGGCCAAGTTTCAGGATTATATCAATACTTATCCTAATGGCGAGTACGCTGACGAGGCAAACGCCTTGACGCAGGAACTGCGATTAAAGCTCGATAAAAAAGCCTTTGAAATTGCCCTACAATATTATAAACGAGCACCTTACCTTAATTTGAGAGGTGGATTTGTAACGGCGATAACCAGCTTTGAGAATTTTATCATCGAGCATCCTGGATCGGAATATCAGGACGATGCCCATTTCTATCTCATTGATTCACAGTACAATTATGCTATTAGAAGCGTGCCTGTATTGATTCCTGAAAGACTTGAAAAAGCTAAGGAATATTATAATACCTTTGCAACTCGTTATCCAGCGAGTGAATTTCAAGAAGATGCACAGGATTTGCTGGAAAAGATCAACGATTTTAATAACTAA
- the coaBC gene encoding bifunctional phosphopantothenoylcysteine decarboxylase/phosphopantothenate--cysteine ligase CoaBC — translation MSILSGKNILLGVTGGIAAYKSTFLVRLLVKAGAAVKVVMTPAARDFVTPLTLSTLSKNPVLSSFTNEDDENDLWNNHVELGLWADYMIIAPATANTLSKMVTGNVDNLLLAVYSSAKCPVYFAPAMDLDMYKHPSTTANFEHLEEYGNIMIPAGDGELASGLSGKGRMAEPEEIIEFVQQSILKNKPLYGKKCLITAGPTYEAIDPVRFIGNHSSGKMGSELAHQLLDQGAEVTLVMGPSQVTTSSSINRLDVKSAQEMYDAVHEHISDQDIAIFSAAVADYRPANPADSKIKKSEDTLSLELVKNPDILASVGALQHRPFLVGFALETNDELEHAFAKAKKKNTDLLILNSMRDKGAGFGTDTNKITMIHRSGEHQEFALKSKADVAKDIVNEIIKQVV, via the coding sequence ATGAGTATTTTAAGCGGTAAAAACATATTGCTAGGTGTTACTGGTGGTATCGCTGCTTACAAATCAACTTTCCTAGTGCGCCTGCTTGTAAAAGCGGGCGCTGCTGTTAAGGTGGTAATGACGCCAGCAGCTAGAGACTTTGTCACGCCGCTTACCTTATCTACACTTTCAAAAAATCCCGTATTGTCATCTTTTACTAATGAAGATGATGAAAACGATTTATGGAATAATCATGTAGAGCTAGGTCTTTGGGCAGATTACATGATAATTGCGCCAGCAACTGCCAATACATTGTCCAAAATGGTCACTGGCAACGTCGATAACTTGCTGCTAGCTGTTTACAGTAGTGCAAAGTGTCCCGTGTATTTTGCTCCAGCCATGGATCTTGATATGTACAAGCATCCATCAACTACTGCAAATTTTGAACATCTCGAGGAATACGGTAACATTATGATTCCTGCTGGCGATGGTGAACTGGCAAGTGGGCTATCAGGAAAAGGCCGCATGGCAGAGCCTGAAGAAATCATCGAGTTTGTCCAGCAATCCATATTAAAAAATAAACCACTGTACGGTAAGAAGTGCCTGATAACCGCTGGTCCGACTTATGAGGCGATTGATCCCGTACGTTTTATAGGCAATCACAGCAGTGGTAAGATGGGCAGCGAGTTAGCTCATCAATTGCTAGATCAAGGCGCTGAGGTAACGCTGGTCATGGGACCTAGTCAAGTGACAACTTCAAGTTCTATCAATAGACTAGATGTAAAGAGCGCCCAAGAAATGTATGATGCCGTTCATGAACATATCAGCGATCAGGATATTGCCATATTTAGCGCTGCCGTGGCAGATTATCGTCCTGCAAATCCGGCGGACAGTAAAATAAAGAAAAGCGAGGATACGTTATCTTTAGAACTCGTGAAGAATCCAGATATTCTGGCGAGTGTAGGTGCGTTACAGCATCGACCTTTTCTCGTAGGCTTTGCTCTAGAGACAAATGATGAATTGGAGCACGCTTTCGCGAAAGCAAAAAAGAAAAACACCGATCTACTCATCTTAAACTCCATGCGAGATAAAGGTGCAGGTTTTGGTACAGATACTAACAAGATTACCATGATCCATCGATCAGGCGAGCATCAGGAATTTGCTCTAAAATCGAAGGCTGACGTGGCAAAAGATATTGTCAATGAAATTATTAAACAGGTCGTTTAA
- a CDS encoding enoyl-ACP reductase FabI, whose translation MAYNLLKGKRGIIFGALDENSIAWKTAKLAHDEGATFVLTNAPVAMRMGEINKLAEETGSEIIPADATSIEDLENLVSKSVEILGGKLDFVLHSIGMSVNVRKGKHYTDQNYSWTEKGWDVSAVSFHKVMQTLHKHDAMNEWGSIVALTYMAAQRTFPDYNDMADNKAYLESIARSFGYFFGKDKKVRVNTISQSPTPTTAGSGVKGFEGFLSYAEKMSPLGNATAQDCAEYTMTLFSDYTKKVTMQNLFHDGGFSNTGVSQEVIEKF comes from the coding sequence ATGGCTTACAACTTACTTAAAGGAAAACGAGGTATCATTTTTGGCGCATTGGACGAGAATTCCATCGCTTGGAAAACGGCAAAACTTGCTCACGATGAAGGCGCAACCTTTGTATTGACAAATGCTCCTGTAGCGATGCGTATGGGAGAAATCAATAAACTGGCAGAAGAAACCGGCAGCGAGATCATTCCAGCAGATGCAACGAGTATAGAGGATCTTGAAAACTTGGTCTCAAAATCTGTTGAGATCTTAGGTGGGAAACTTGATTTTGTACTTCACTCCATAGGTATGTCAGTCAATGTGCGTAAGGGCAAACATTATACTGATCAAAACTATTCATGGACTGAGAAAGGTTGGGACGTCAGCGCCGTTTCTTTTCATAAAGTGATGCAAACCTTACACAAGCACGACGCCATGAATGAATGGGGTAGCATTGTTGCACTTACTTATATGGCTGCACAACGCACGTTCCCAGACTATAATGATATGGCAGATAACAAAGCGTACCTTGAAAGTATTGCTAGGAGCTTTGGGTATTTCTTTGGTAAGGATAAAAAAGTACGTGTCAATACGATATCTCAATCACCAACACCTACTACGGCTGGTAGCGGCGTGAAAGGATTTGAAGGTTTCTTGAGTTATGCAGAAAAGATGAGCCCGTTAGGTAACGCAACCGCTCAAGACTGTGCAGAATATACGATGACACTATTCTCTGATTACACTAAAAAAGTTACCATGCAAAACCTTTTCCATGACGGTGGTTTCTCAAATACTGGTGTGAGCCAAGAGGTTATCGAGAAATTTTAA